GTCGTTACGACCGGCGGCACCAGTGTCGGCGACAAGGACTACGTCGTTCGGTCGCTCGCCGCACTCGGCGATGTGCTCTTTCACCGCGTGCGGCTTCGACCGGGGAAACCGATCGCCGTCGCGCGCCTTCCCGACCACGACGCGGTCGCGATCGCGATTCCGGGAAAACCCGTCGGCGCACACCTGGTGACGGCGCTCGTCACCCGGCCGTTTTTCACCGGCGACGACGCGCTGCCGACGGTGTCCGCGCGGCTGGCTCGAGCCGTCGACATCGCGACACCCGGGTTCACGTACGCCGTTCCGGTCACGCTCGAGGATGAGGTCGCGATGCCACTCGGCCACGTCGACTCGGCGCTCTCGATCTACGACGGAACGTTCGACCCGAGCGTCCTCTCCTCGAGTACGCGCGCGAGTCGCGCGGACGGAGTCGTCCTGACAGAGGCGGGTCTCGACGCTGACGAACGGGTCGCGGTCGTTCCCCATACCGTCCTCGAGCGATGACCGAAATGACCGAGAACGCTCCCGACGAAAAACGGGAGCCACCCCCGTCGGAGACGCTCCCGGTGGTCGACGTGGATCGACACTCGAGGCCGGCGAATCGGGGACACACCGGCGACGACCGCGACGATCGCGGCGATCACGACGGCTCTTCCCCCGACCAGCCGGCGGTTGCGGGAGTACTCCTCGCTGCCGGGACGAGCAGCCGGTTCGGGAGCGAGAACAAACTCCTGACGACGGTTGACGGCGAGGCGGTCGTTCGTCGCGCCGCGCGAACGCTCCTCGAGAGCGACGTCGATCCGGTCGTCGCGGTGCTCGGTTACGAAGCCGATCGGGTTCGGGCCGCACTCGAGGGCCTCCCGGTCGAAACTGTTGTCAACGAGGCGTACGAGACCGGGCAGGCCTCGTCGCTGCGGACGGGTATTCGAGCGATTCGGGACCGCAAGGAGGAGTGTGAGGCCGCGCTCGTCGCGCTCGGCGACATGCCGTTCGTCGCGCCGACGACCGTGAACGCGCTACTGACGGCGTACGCCGAAAACGCCGGCGACGCGATCGCACCGGCGTTCGAGGGCGTCCGCGGCAACCCGGTGCTGTTCGACGAGCGGTTCTTCGACGCGCTCGCCGATGTCGACGGCGATATCGGTGGACGTGAGATTCTGCTCGAGAGCGACGCGAGCGTGCTCGTGTCTGTCGACGATCCAGGCGTGCGTCGCGACATCGATCGTCCCGCGGATCTGTAAGCACCTCCACTTCGGCCCGCGATGTCGATTGCGGCGTTTTCGGCCCTCGACACGTCGCAGTGCTACTCGGACTCGAGTTTCTTTACGACGATCTTACCGTCCTCGACGTGCCACTCGACTCGGTCTCCGGCACCGACATCCAGAAAGTTGCGGACCGGTTTTGGCACCGTCGTCAGGTTCTTCTCGGAGATTTTCGTATCAGTAAGGTTTCCCATCGGCGTATGGTTGAGCCGTAGTCCGTACATAGGTTACGCTATACTGATAGACGGGTCCGATTAGCCGCTCGAGTGCCATCGGTGCGCTCCGCCGTCGGAGGCCTTCGTGAAGTCGAGATCGTATCGATCGGATTCGATGAGAACTTTTCCGGGCACGTACCGGTCTTCTGCTCCGTCGACCGGCTCGAGGAGGTTTCGGTCCGCCATCGTCGAGAGAACGTCCCGAACCGTCCCTTCGCGGCCGGGGATCAGATTTGCCTCTTCCATCACGCCATCGACGTCGACCTGCCCCCGAAGGAATGCCAGCCGGATCGCCGACACCCACGCCGGCTCGCGCTTCGTTTCCCGACACATGAAGGAATAGTTGTGAGGGATGCTGTTATAGTTTCTGACGGGACTGTGCAAGCGATTGGTCGGTGGCGGTCCAAGAAACGGCCGAAGCGACCGCGGTTCGCCGAGGCCGTTGCGGTCGGTTCGCCGGGTGAGGACGGCGGCACGGTGATTTTTATCAACGCGGTGAATAATCGCGCACATGGTCGCTCGCTACAGCCGCCGAACGCTGCTCGGCGCGGGACTCGGCGGTATCGCCACCCTTCTCACCGGCGGATACGCGTGGACGCGGTACCGAACGCGGCACACGGTTCGCATTCGCCCGCTCGATATCGTCACCGAGTCCGACGAGTCCGTCACGGTGGAACTGACCCTTACCGACGAAGCGGGTCATCGCGAGGAGAACCGAACGGTACAGTTGGACCCCGCCAGCGGAGATGACGAGGCGCGACGGTTTGGGCCCTGGATGAAGTACGCCGGCGAGTGGCGCATCGACGCGGTATTCGAGGAGCACCGACTCGAACTCACGGCCGCAGAACTCACGGACCGACTCGAGGGATCGGGCTGGGGCGTCGACTGTGCGCACATTACGATCGTGGTGACGGCCGACGGCGGACTCGAGAGCCATGTGGATCCCTCCGACGCGTGTTGAATCGGTCGTCAACGTACCGTCTCGAGCGGGTATCCGTGAAAAATAATCGACGGACCGTTCTCGTCGGGCCAGCGAGAGAACGAACTACTGGTGAAGCGGTTTCTCGGCCATTTCCTGTCGGAGTTCGGCCAGCGCCGCTCGAGAGACGTTCCCCTCGAACGTCTGGAGGAGCGCGTACACCTCCGCTCGAGAGACCTTGACATCGCCTTCGCGGACGACGTCCTCCGGGCGTTCGCGGAGTTCGCGCATCGTGCCGACGGCGAGTAGGTACGGAATCGCCCACGCCGAGAGCCGGTTGCCGTGGGTTTCGGGGACGACCTCGAGGTAACGGTGGGCGTCGTCGAGGTAGGTTTCGGCTCGTCCGGTGACCCGCTTGATGACGTTGGTGACGCCGCGCTGGTTGGACTCGTCGGTGACCGCCTCGAGGTCGACGTCTTCCTCCTCGAGCCACTCAGCGGGGAGGTAGACGTTGTTCTCCTCGTGGTAGTCCGACTCGACGTCTTTGGCGATGTTGACCAGTTGCAGGAGTAACGCGAAGGAACGGGCGTTGTTCCGCATCTCCTCGGCACGGTCAGGCGACGCACCCCGGGCAACCAGTCCGGTGATGAGCGTGCCGACGGTGCCGGCGGCGTACCAGCAGTACTCCTCGAGTTCCTCGAGCGTCTGTAAGCGGAGTCCACCTTCGTCCGCGTACCGACTCGTGAACATCGCCATTCCGTCGACGAGTTCCCGGACGGGTTCGCGCATGATCTCGCGGGGCTCCTCGTCGAGCGATTCGAACGTCCGCAGGACGCGTGGGGTCTCGGCGACGACGTTCCAGTCGTCGGTTCGCTCGTCCGGAATCCACGGCTCGACCTCGTCCATGAACGCCGAGACTGTCTGGTCGGCGTCCGGGTTGAGCAACTGGTCGTACGCCGTCAGCAGGTCGCTCTGGGCCTCCGGGGGAATGTGGCCCGCGTCTTCGATCGTATCCGCGACGCGACAGAGGAGGTAGCCGAGACAGATGTGCTTCGCCATCGGCTCCTCGAGCCGATCAATAGTGATCGAAAAGGTCCGCGAAACGTCGTGAACCGCGTCGTAACACCACTCCAGGTCGGCGTCGGTCGGCGGTTCGGGCTGGCCCGTGGTCATCTACTCTGTGAGAGTTTGTTCCCACCCCGGAAAAACACCGCGGTCTCGGCGGAATGTTCCGTTCGATACTCGCAGCACCGATCCTGTGTGTCCGATCGACGCCCGTGCTGGCGATCTGCATCGGCGTCAGCCGATACCGTCGGGCATCGCGATCGACGACCTGTCGAGTTTGCTGAACGTTTTGTTGGTGTACGTACGACCGCCCGCATCTTCGCCACAACGATCACCCCGGCGTATTCCGACCCGACGGCTATGGCGAACGCTTCCGAAACACGAGCGTGACTCAAACCGTACTCATCGCGGGCGCTCACGGACAAGTCGGACAGCACGTGACAGCCATTCTCGGCGAGAGCGACCACGAGGGCAGGGCGATGGTCCGGGACGACGATCAGGTCGAAGAGATGGAGTCCCAGGGGGCCGACAAGACGGTCGTCGCCGACCTCACCGAGGACGTCTCCCACGCGGTCGAGGGCTGTGATGCGATCGTCTTCGCCGCGGGCTCCGGCGGCGACGACGTCTACGGCGTCGACCGCGACGGCGCGATCAACCTGATCGAGACCGCCGAGGAGGCGGGCGTCGACCGGTTCGTCATGCTCAGTTCCATGGGAGCCGACGATCCCGAGTCGGGTCCCGACTCGCTCGAGGACTACCTGACGGCCAAGGCCGAAGCCGACGAGTACCTCCGCCGGAGCGGCCTCGAGTACACGATCGTCCGGCCCGGCGAACTGACGAACGAGTCCGGGGTCGGAACGATCGAAGTTGGGGACGATATCGGGCTGGACGCCGGCGATATTCCCCGCGAGGACGTGGCGCGGACGCTCGTGATCGCACTCGAGCACGACGCCCTCGTGGGAGAGACGTTCGAGATCCTCTCGGGCGACGAGCCGATCGAGGAGGCCCTGGAGACGATCGCCGCGAACTGATCGCTACTCCTCGCAGCTGACCCGCGTTCGTCTCTCGCTCGTCTCTCGCTCGTCTCTCGTTCGTTTCGGACGCTCCCACCCACTATTTTTCCGCCCATCAGAGACCGAAACTGCCGTGCGTAGCAACAACAATAACAATACATCGTCCCGATACCTCGAGCATGGACTTCGCGCTCTCAGCCGAGCAACAGCAGATCCGTGATATGGTATCCGAGTTCGTCGACGAAGAGGTCGTCCCCGTCGCGGACGAGATCGATCACGCGGACGAGTTTCCCGCCGATCTCGTAAGCGAGATGGCCGAACTGGGCCTGATGGGGATGCCGTTCCCCGAGGAGTACGGCGGTGCCGGGCTCGACTACCACTCCTACGCGATCGGCCTCGAGGAGATCTCGCGCGGTTCGGGCGGTCTGGGAACGATCGTCGCCGCTCACACCTCGCTCGCGGGCAACATGCTCTACGAGTTCGGCGACGAGGCCCAGAAGGAAGAGTACCTGACGCCGCTGGCTGCGGGTGAGGATATTGGTGCGTTCGCGCTCTCCGAGGCCGGCGCGGGCAGCGACGTGCCGGCGATGGAGACCACTGCGGAAAAGGACGGAAACGAGTACGTGATCAACGGCGGCAAACTCTGGATCTCCAACGGTTCCGTGGCCGATACGGTAACGGTCTTCGCCAAAACGGATCCCGAGGCTGGCAACAAGGGGATCTCCTCGTTCGTCGTCAAACCCGGGGCGGACGATGGCTTCATCGTCGAGGGGACGGAGGAGAAACTCGGCGACAAGGGCTGTCCGACCGCCGAACTCCGGTTCGACGACCTCCGCATCCCCGAGGACCGCCTGCTGGGCGAGGAAGGCGACGGCTTCGTCCACGCCCTCAAAACGCTCAACGGGGGCCGAATCACCATCGCTGCCCGCGGCGTCGGCATCGCCCGCGCGGCCTTCGAGGAGGCCCGCGACTACGCGAACGAACGCGAGCAGTTCGGCCAGCCCATCGGCGAGTTCCAGTCGATCAAGCACAAACTGGCCGACATGGACACGAAGATCCAGGCCGCCAGCATGCTGATGCACAAGGCCGCGGACAAGAAAATCCGCGGTGAGAACTACATCAAGGACGCCTCGCAAGCCAAGCTCTACGCCTCCGAAGTGAGCCGCGAGGTCGCCAACGAGGGGATCCAGATCCACGGCGGCTACGGCTACACGAAGGACTTCGCTGCCGAGCGATTCTACCGGGACGCCAAACTCAACGAGATCTACGAGGGCACCAGCGAGGTGCTGCGGAACACGATCGGGGATCAGTTGCTCGACGAGGCCTGAACGACCACCACCGTTCGTCGTCCGGCCTCCGCTATTTCCACCACAGAACGTACACCGTGATCGCGATCCCACCGACGGTGCTCAACACCACGGCCGCGATCAGTCCGAGGACGACGTCGACCTGCAGCAGGCCGATCACGAGCGCGAGAAACGCCAGTTGAAGGATCGCGAGGACGACGCCAAACCTGAACCAGCCGGTTTCGACTGCTACCGTCGATCCGTTGCTCGGATCGTTCGCGTCTGGTGCGGACATCGCTTCGCTGATCGCACGCCGCGGGTTGGTATAGTTCTCCGCACCGAAGATTGGCGGTCGTGACCTACTCCCCGCCTTCGTGGCCCTCGAGACACTCCCGAACCCAGTTGTAGTGTTCGCGCACTCGCCGCTCGCCGCCCTCGGTGAGCGCGTAGACGTCGTAGATCCCCTCCGTTCGTTTCTCGACGAACCCCGCATCCACCAGCGCCGACAGCGAACCGTAGAACGCCTTCGGCTCGAGGTGGTCGTCGTAGTGAGACTCGAGGTGGGATTTGAGCTGTTGGCCGCGCAGTTCGCCCTCGTCCGCGGCGGCGAGCAGGAAACAGATGTCCCGGCGGCGACCGCTCCGGAGCCACTTGGTCATACCCAGCCTCGAGGCGGCGGGTGCTCGAGCGTTACGGTTTCGGGCTCGTCGCCGGGACCGACTATGCGGAGTCGAGCGACCGATAACAGCCGACGGCGACCGCCCAGACGAGTCCGCCGAGCGCCCCGACGGCGAGCCACAGTGTCGCACCGATCTCGAGGTAGACGGCTCCGACGTGCGGATCGAGTTCGTGTCGGAAGAGCAGCCATCGACCGTCGGTACTGCCGAGTATGACGGTTCCCGACCCGACGGCGAGCGAGCAAAACACCGCCCCGACCAGCGCGATCGAACACACCGCGAGCGTCCCCGCGGCACCGGCAGCGGCCGTCGAAAGGAGCCACACTCCGGTCCCCCGGCCGACGGCTCGCTCGCTCGATCCGTAGATCCCAAACCCCTGTACGTCGCCGTCGGAGAGTGGGGCGACCCGAACGTCCGCGGGGTACTGCAACAGGACCGCGGCCATCCAGAGGTCGCCGATCGAGCCGGCGGCGTTCGCCGCCAGCGGGACGACCAGCAGCGAGGACGGGTAGACGACCATCGCGGCGACACCAACAGCGGTGATGACGACGAACGGGGCCAGCAGGACGACGAGCAACTGGTTTCGGGTGTAGCTCGTCCCTGCCGTCTCCGCGTAAGCGT
Above is a window of Natronorubrum tibetense GA33 DNA encoding:
- a CDS encoding nucleotidyltransferase family protein, yielding MTENAPDEKREPPPSETLPVVDVDRHSRPANRGHTGDDRDDRGDHDGSSPDQPAVAGVLLAAGTSSRFGSENKLLTTVDGEAVVRRAARTLLESDVDPVVAVLGYEADRVRAALEGLPVETVVNEAYETGQASSLRTGIRAIRDRKEECEAALVALGDMPFVAPTTVNALLTAYAENAGDAIAPAFEGVRGNPVLFDERFFDALADVDGDIGGREILLESDASVLVSVDDPGVRRDIDRPADL
- a CDS encoding AbrB/MazE/SpoVT family DNA-binding domain-containing protein is translated as MGNLTDTKISEKNLTTVPKPVRNFLDVGAGDRVEWHVEDGKIVVKKLESE
- a CDS encoding phytoene/squalene synthase family protein, encoding MTTGQPEPPTDADLEWCYDAVHDVSRTFSITIDRLEEPMAKHICLGYLLCRVADTIEDAGHIPPEAQSDLLTAYDQLLNPDADQTVSAFMDEVEPWIPDERTDDWNVVAETPRVLRTFESLDEEPREIMREPVRELVDGMAMFTSRYADEGGLRLQTLEELEEYCWYAAGTVGTLITGLVARGASPDRAEEMRNNARSFALLLQLVNIAKDVESDYHEENNVYLPAEWLEEEDVDLEAVTDESNQRGVTNVIKRVTGRAETYLDDAHRYLEVVPETHGNRLSAWAIPYLLAVGTMRELRERPEDVVREGDVKVSRAEVYALLQTFEGNVSRAALAELRQEMAEKPLHQ
- a CDS encoding SDR family oxidoreductase, which produces MTQTVLIAGAHGQVGQHVTAILGESDHEGRAMVRDDDQVEEMESQGADKTVVADLTEDVSHAVEGCDAIVFAAGSGGDDVYGVDRDGAINLIETAEEAGVDRFVMLSSMGADDPESGPDSLEDYLTAKAEADEYLRRSGLEYTIVRPGELTNESGVGTIEVGDDIGLDAGDIPREDVARTLVIALEHDALVGETFEILSGDEPIEEALETIAAN
- a CDS encoding acyl-CoA dehydrogenase yields the protein MDFALSAEQQQIRDMVSEFVDEEVVPVADEIDHADEFPADLVSEMAELGLMGMPFPEEYGGAGLDYHSYAIGLEEISRGSGGLGTIVAAHTSLAGNMLYEFGDEAQKEEYLTPLAAGEDIGAFALSEAGAGSDVPAMETTAEKDGNEYVINGGKLWISNGSVADTVTVFAKTDPEAGNKGISSFVVKPGADDGFIVEGTEEKLGDKGCPTAELRFDDLRIPEDRLLGEEGDGFVHALKTLNGGRITIAARGVGIARAAFEEARDYANEREQFGQPIGEFQSIKHKLADMDTKIQAASMLMHKAADKKIRGENYIKDASQAKLYASEVSREVANEGIQIHGGYGYTKDFAAERFYRDAKLNEIYEGTSEVLRNTIGDQLLDEA
- a CDS encoding PadR family transcriptional regulator, coding for MTKWLRSGRRRDICFLLAAADEGELRGQQLKSHLESHYDDHLEPKAFYGSLSALVDAGFVEKRTEGIYDVYALTEGGERRVREHYNWVRECLEGHEGGE
- a CDS encoding DUF3267 domain-containing protein, which translates into the protein MSRTESHESPRPVATFRKTRSVAIQWAVVSAVGFFGFAYGFGHALATIRGTSLEPIVIPAFAPSDALVWIAVSVGLVALVVVPHELLHGAFMARYGGRPTYGVGVSHFLLPYAYAETAGTSYTRNQLLVVLLAPFVVITAVGVAAMVVYPSSLLVVPLAANAAGSIGDLWMAAVLLQYPADVRVAPLSDGDVQGFGIYGSSERAVGRGTGVWLLSTAAAGAAGTLAVCSIALVGAVFCSLAVGSGTVILGSTDGRWLLFRHELDPHVGAVYLEIGATLWLAVGALGGLVWAVAVGCYRSLDSA